GGGTCGAACAGCTGATGCACATCCTTCTCGACCACCAGGTCGGCATCGCGCAGCGACTGCCAGAACTCGTGACAGAGGACACGGTTCTCTTCGCTATTGGTCGAGCCGTAATTGTCGAACTCGATCCCGAAGCCAGCAAAGTCTTGCTGGTGCTCTTCGCTCATCTTGGCGATGAACTCTTCTTCGGTCACCCCGTTCTTCTGAGCGCTGATCATGATGGCGGTGCCATGCGTATCGTCCGCGCAGAAGTAGCGGCAATCGTTTCCAAACAGGTTCTGGAAACGGACCCAGATATCGGTCTGGATGTATTCCACCAGATGCCCGATATGGATCGGCCCATTCGCGTAGGGCAGGGCCGAGGTGACCAAAATGCGTCGTGCCATGGGGGATTCCTCTTGGGTGAGGTCCTATCGCAGGGGTTTTGTCTTCAAGAACGGGGCATTGTACCGCACACCGCCATGTGCGCGGAGTGCGGTCCCCGGTGCTCCCCCTAGACAGAAGTGGGGGGCAAAAGGTTCAATTTCCGGCGATTTCGGCCTGATTACTGGCCTGCAAGCGGTTCCCGCTGGCAACATCGCAAGCTACGCAAGCTGCTCTTTCAGCCAAGCCAAGTCACGTTTCATGGCGGCCAGATGGTTCGAGACCTCAGCCCCTGCGTCGCCATGTAAGTACTCTACATGCAGCGAGATTGGTGCCTGGTAATTGCTTTCCTTCAGCAGTTGGAAGAACTGCTTCGGCATTTCCCCTTCGGTTACCGAGCACCACTCTGGCCGGCCGTTATTGCCTTTGAAGTCTTTGACATAGACCGAGCCGAGATGCGACTGAACCAGATTCCACTGGATTGGCCAGGCCATGTTCCCTTCGCAGCGTGCATGGCCGATATCGAAGGCCATGGCAACGTACTTCGGATCGTACTGACGAACCAATTGCATCATGTCCCAGATCGGTGCCCCCATGAAGTTGGCACCGGAGTGATTCTGGTAGACCGCCTGAATTCCGATTTCCTCGTTCATCGCGGCAAGGTCTTTCAGCTTGGCCCCTGCTTCGCGAAGCTGCGGCAGGATCGGCTTCTTCAAGTCGTACCGGTAGTAATCCATCCGGTAGCTCGGGATCCCCAACTCCTTGGCAACCTTCAACGTCTCTTCCGCGTTGGGCGAATCGACACTGTTGATGCTCGACGTCATCACGTCGATGGTCAGGTCACGTTTCTTTAAAGCTTCGACGAACTTCGGCAGCTCGTCAGCGACTTGCTCTGGCTCGATGTGCCCGCGACGGCGGATCGGAGCTTCGATGCCATCGAAACCGATCTCGGCGATGGCGTCGGCCATTTGGTCGTAGGAGAGTGGCTGCAGGAACTTGGTGAAGGTGATCACCTTCCAGCGAGACGGCTTGGCTTCTTCGGCGGAAAGCGTGCTGCCCAGTCCCATCGCTGCCGCAGTGCCCAGGGAAGTTTGCAACATTTGTCGACGGTTCAACGCGAACATGTTCGATTCCTTATTTTGAAACCGGGATCACTTTGCGAACCCGATGGTTGTTGGTGTCGCCAATGTAGAGCGCGTTGTCCGCTCCGATGCCAATCCCGTGCGGACGATCCATCTTGGCTTGCGTGGCGGGGCCACCATCGCCGGAGAAGCCGCGGCCTTTCGGTCCGACGCCGGCAACCGTACGGATGCGATCGTTCTGAACGTCGATCTCGCGAATGACCTGGTTCTCGGTGTCGACGACGTACAGCTTGCCGTTGGGTGCCTTGGCGATTCCCTTCGGGCCGTTCATCGTGGCTTCTTTCGCACTGCCGCCATCGCCGCTGTAGCCTTGTTTGCCGCTGCACGCAACATGCTCGATCTTGCCGCTGTTCAGATCCAGGCGCCAAACACTATGGCCTTCACGGAGGGCAATCCACAGATCGTTGCCGTCGACGAATAAGGCCCGTGGTCCGAGGATCGGCTTGCCTTCCACAGTCTGGCCATCAACCGGAAGCTTCTTCTCGCCATTGCCAGCAATCGACTGCACGGTGCCGGTGGCGAGATCGATCGCACGAATACGATGGTTGCCGATATCGGCCACAAACAGCTTTTGGTTATCGGCAGAAAGATCGATGCTATGCGGCTGATTGAATTGAGCCTTCGTGGCAGGACCACCATCGCCACCGTAGCCAGCTTTACCCGTTCCGCCCACCGTCGAAATGGTGCCGGTCTTGGCGTCTACTTTGCGGATGACATGGTTCCGCATTTCAACGAAGTACATGTCGCCGTTGTTGGCAAAACGAACCTCGTAAGGTTCATTCAACTGCGCGTCGGTGGCAGGACCGCCATCGCCGGAATAGCCTTTGGTTCCGTTGCCGGCGACCGTCGTGATCTGCTTCGTCTTCAGATCGACGCGAAGCACACGGTGGTTCTCGACTTCGCAGACATACAAAGCTTCGTCCGGGCCGATCACTACACCAAAAGTTTGACCGATGTTGACCTGATCGACCGGTCCGGCGCTCGCCGAAACCTGTTTCTGACCGGTTCCGGCAACGGTGACGATGTCGCCATAGTCGGTCGCCTGAACGACCGACGCGGCAACGAGACTAATTAGCAGCGAGAGCAAGCAAAGGGGGGAATGCATGAGGTAGGCTCGCAAGTGAGGGATTTCAATTTAGCTGACAATCATTGCGACTGGCCCCGCATTATAGTCCCCCTGAACCGTAGCTTCACGGCTTAATCAGAATTTTCCCTGCCAGGGTGCCCGCTTGTCGCAGGGTGTTATCTTCCTGCAGTTGATGGGCGGCGGCGGCCTCGGAAAGTGGGAACACTTTGCCGATCTGCGGCTTCAGTTTTCCTTCGGCGAGCCAGCGACTGATCTCTTCGCCACACACGGCCATCTCTTCCGGGGTTGCCTTGAACATGACGAACCCATGCAGGCTACAGCCCTTCACATAGAACGGACCCACCGGGAACTCTGGCCGGGCATCGCGGCCGGCCATCAGCACCATCCGGCAACGCTCGGCGGCGATGCTCACCAGGAAGTCGAAGTCAGGCTCGCGAACCGTTTCCCAGATCACGTTCACGCCGCTGGGGCAGACCTTCAAGACTTCTTCGGTGACGTTCTGCGTCTTGTAGTTGAAGACGTAGTCGGCCCCCAGTTCTTTGCAAAGCTCGGCCTTGGCATCATTACCGGCGGTGGCGAGAACCGTCGCGCCGATCGCTTTGGCCATCTGAACGACCATCGAGCCAACCCCACCTGAGCCGCCATGCACGAAGATCGTTTCGCCAGCCTTCAGTCGGGCATTGTCGGCACCCAGTCCCATGTGAGCGGTCACGCCGGTTAGCGCACAGGCAGCCGCTGCGTCGTCGGAAACGCTGTCCGGGGTCGCGTAGAGCCAGTGTTCGTCGACGACGGCATACTCGGCGAACGTTCCTTGGCGACCGACCAGGCCCTGGTTGGTTCCCCAAACTCGCTGCCCAACCGCGAACTTGCTGGCCCCGGGACCGACCGCTTCGATCGTTCCGGCGAGGTCGCTTCCGGTGACGAACGGCTTGGGCAATTCCCAGTAGTTCGCCCCATTGCGAAGGTAGGTATCGATTGGATTGAGGGCAGCCGTACCGACTTTCACCAAAACTTGCCCTTGCCCCGGCTCAGGCGTTGGCAGCTCGCCAACTTGGATGACTTCTGGTGGTCCTGTTTCTTCAATGTATGCCGCTTTCATCGCGAACCCTTCCTCGGTTGGGGTGATTGTCGTTGGTCGACCACTTTCATCGTACTGCCCGCGACTACCCACAAACAAGCTGGGCAAACGGCATTCGTGGCTGTGCACTAGCTCGCCTTAGTGCACAATAGAAGGAAGACCCCGCTACTACAGGAAGGAACGTGCATCATGAAGAACACCGCCCTCATCACCGGAGCTTCCAGCGGTATTGGCCGCGAACTTGCCTGGGTACATGCTGAGACCGGAGGCGACCTGATTTTGATCGCCCGTCGGGGCGAAGTTCTGGAAGAACTCAAGCAACAATTGATCGAGAAACACAAGGTCGAAGTCCTTTGCATCGCCATCGATCTGAACGAGCCTGACGCGGTGAAGAAGGTCTACGACCAGGTCGACGCCGCCGGTATTGAAGTCAACTTTCTGATTAACAACGCCGGCTTCGGAAACCACGGTCCGTTCTACAAACATGACTGGAGCACCGATGGTGGCATGATCCACTTGAACGTCACCGTGCTCAGCGAGATGACGCATCGTTTTCTGCCTGACATGCTGCAGCGGAAACATGGACACATTTTGAACGTCGGTTCGACAGCTGGCTTTTTGCCAGGGCCGACCATGGCGGTCTACTACGCCTCGAAGGCTTACGTCCTTAGCTTTTCGCAAGCGATCGCCGAAGAGGTCGCCGAGTTTGGGGTGACCGTTACCGCCCTTTGCCCTGGGCCGGTCGCGACCGAGTTCTTCGATCGTGCCCACGCCAAAGATGTCGGCATGTTCAAGAAGGGTGCCAGCGCTCGCAAAGTGGCCGAACTCGGCTATCGATCGATGAAGAAGGGACGATTGGTCGTGATCGATCAGTGGGGGCTCTGGTTCCTGCTGAACTTTGTCACACCCTGGGTTCCGCGCCGCACGTTGTTGAAGATTTCTCGCTGGCTATTGGGAAGTTAATCGAAACACGCGCAACCGAGAATTCATTTCTTTGCAAACCCGAACGCAAGCCGATTATGATGACCGGTAGTTCGGGGGCCGATGGCGTCCCCAAGCCGGCACTTCGCATTTGAATCGGGGACAAGTGATGAAGAACGTACTCGCGGCATTCTTGCTTTCGGTTAGCTTGTTCATTTCACCCTCGTTCTGCCTGGCGGAAGAGACCAGTCCGGACGAAGCCGCAATGGCCCAAGAGGCCTTCGTATATGGCTATCCGCTGGTGATGAACTACGCGACGATGTACGAGTACTTCATCGACAGCACGTCGAGCCAGTACAAGTGCGGGTTCAACGAGATCTATAACTCGGCTCACGTCTACACACCAGCCGATACCTCGGTGGTCACGCCCAACAGCGATACGCCGTACTCGTTCTTTTGCGCCGACTTGCGGGCCGAACCGATCATCTTCGCCGTGCCAGAGATGGAAGCGGAGCGTTACTACTCGGTGCAGTTGGTCGATCTCTACACGTTCAACTATGGTTACGTCGGCAGTCGAGCCACCGGCAACAAGGCTGGCAAGTTCATGATCGCTGGCCCGAACTGGGATGGCGAAACGCCATCAGGGGTCGATAAGGTCTTCCACTGCGAGACCGATTTTTCGATGGCCATTTTCCGGACGCAGTTATTCGGCCCCGACGATCTCGAGAACGTCAAGAAGATCCAGACAGGCTATCAGATCATTCCGCTTTCGCTTTACCTGGGCGAGCCTTCGCCAGATTCGCCTCCACCGGTCAACTGGCCGAAGATCGACAAGCAACTGGCGGCGACCAATCCATATGCTTACCTGGCGTTTGTCCTTCGCTTTTGTCCTGCCATTGGCGAAGCCAAGTCCGAAGAAGGCTTGCGGGCACGCATGCAGAAGATGGGCGTCGAGGGTGGCAAGCCATTTCCTTGCTGCGAGTTGACCGGTGCCCAGGAAGTTGCCCTGCGTCTTGGGGCCGAGAATGGTCTGACCGCGATCCGTGAGAAAGCGGATGGCGTCGGAACTTCAATCAACGGCTGGCGGGTCATGAATGTTCAAGCCGATCGCGAGTCGTACCAGGGAGACTGGCTCCTACGAGCAGCGATCGCGATGGCAGG
This genomic interval from Bremerella sp. JC817 contains the following:
- a CDS encoding TIM barrel protein, producing the protein MFALNRRQMLQTSLGTAAAMGLGSTLSAEEAKPSRWKVITFTKFLQPLSYDQMADAIAEIGFDGIEAPIRRRGHIEPEQVADELPKFVEALKKRDLTIDVMTSSINSVDSPNAEETLKVAKELGIPSYRMDYYRYDLKKPILPQLREAGAKLKDLAAMNEEIGIQAVYQNHSGANFMGAPIWDMMQLVRQYDPKYVAMAFDIGHARCEGNMAWPIQWNLVQSHLGSVYVKDFKGNNGRPEWCSVTEGEMPKQFFQLLKESNYQAPISLHVEYLHGDAGAEVSNHLAAMKRDLAWLKEQLA
- a CDS encoding SMP-30/gluconolactonase/LRE family protein; this encodes MHSPLCLLSLLISLVAASVVQATDYGDIVTVAGTGQKQVSASAGPVDQVNIGQTFGVVIGPDEALYVCEVENHRVLRVDLKTKQITTVAGNGTKGYSGDGGPATDAQLNEPYEVRFANNGDMYFVEMRNHVIRKVDAKTGTISTVGGTGKAGYGGDGGPATKAQFNQPHSIDLSADNQKLFVADIGNHRIRAIDLATGTVQSIAGNGEKKLPVDGQTVEGKPILGPRALFVDGNDLWIALREGHSVWRLDLNSGKIEHVACSGKQGYSGDGGSAKEATMNGPKGIAKAPNGKLYVVDTENQVIREIDVQNDRIRTVAGVGPKGRGFSGDGGPATQAKMDRPHGIGIGADNALYIGDTNNHRVRKVIPVSK
- a CDS encoding NADPH:quinone reductase, with translation MKAAYIEETGPPEVIQVGELPTPEPGQGQVLVKVGTAALNPIDTYLRNGANYWELPKPFVTGSDLAGTIEAVGPGASKFAVGQRVWGTNQGLVGRQGTFAEYAVVDEHWLYATPDSVSDDAAAACALTGVTAHMGLGADNARLKAGETIFVHGGSGGVGSMVVQMAKAIGATVLATAGNDAKAELCKELGADYVFNYKTQNVTEEVLKVCPSGVNVIWETVREPDFDFLVSIAAERCRMVLMAGRDARPEFPVGPFYVKGCSLHGFVMFKATPEEMAVCGEEISRWLAEGKLKPQIGKVFPLSEAAAAHQLQEDNTLRQAGTLAGKILIKP
- a CDS encoding SDR family oxidoreductase, encoding MKNTALITGASSGIGRELAWVHAETGGDLILIARRGEVLEELKQQLIEKHKVEVLCIAIDLNEPDAVKKVYDQVDAAGIEVNFLINNAGFGNHGPFYKHDWSTDGGMIHLNVTVLSEMTHRFLPDMLQRKHGHILNVGSTAGFLPGPTMAVYYASKAYVLSFSQAIAEEVAEFGVTVTALCPGPVATEFFDRAHAKDVGMFKKGASARKVAELGYRSMKKGRLVVIDQWGLWFLLNFVTPWVPRRTLLKISRWLLGS
- a CDS encoding DUF1254 domain-containing protein; translated protein: MKNVLAAFLLSVSLFISPSFCLAEETSPDEAAMAQEAFVYGYPLVMNYATMYEYFIDSTSSQYKCGFNEIYNSAHVYTPADTSVVTPNSDTPYSFFCADLRAEPIIFAVPEMEAERYYSVQLVDLYTFNYGYVGSRATGNKAGKFMIAGPNWDGETPSGVDKVFHCETDFSMAIFRTQLFGPDDLENVKKIQTGYQIIPLSLYLGEPSPDSPPPVNWPKIDKQLAATNPYAYLAFVLRFCPAIGEAKSEEGLRARMQKMGVEGGKPFPCCELTGAQEVALRLGAENGLTAIREKADGVGTSINGWRVMNVQADRESYQGDWLLRAAIAMAGIYANDSIEATYPLARVDSEGNPLDGKENRYTITFPAEQLPPVNAFWSITMYDGTTQLLIKNPIDRYLINSPMLPELKKNEDGSLTLYIQKEPPAEALKANWLPAPDGPIYMVMRLYWPKTEAPSILPPGQGTWKPPVVVKAD